A genomic region of Rhodospirillales bacterium contains the following coding sequences:
- a CDS encoding DMT family transporter gives MAANLWFFYALMASFSWGIAYVISEKLLRMGMTPALMMTISATICAPLYLLLAAKFNEIKPGWELIKNNTDQLWVILLMAITVVAGNFFSLLSISEKNATLTAFIEICYPLFTFILAALIFKESQLNWGTAFGGLLILAGIAVIYWKS, from the coding sequence ATGGCGGCAAACCTCTGGTTTTTCTACGCACTCATGGCTTCGTTTTCATGGGGGATAGCTTACGTCATTTCAGAAAAACTTCTGCGCATGGGGATGACTCCCGCCCTGATGATGACGATAAGCGCCACGATCTGCGCCCCCCTGTATCTCCTGCTGGCGGCAAAATTCAATGAAATCAAACCCGGATGGGAACTGATAAAAAACAATACGGACCAGCTATGGGTCATCCTGCTGATGGCGATAACCGTTGTCGCTGGCAACTTTTTCAGCCTGCTCAGCATCTCGGAAAAGAACGCAACCCTGACCGCTTTTATTGAAATTTGCTACCCCTTGTTTACGTTTATTCTGGCGGCCCTGATCTTCAAAGAAAGCCAGCTTAACTGGGGCACAGCATTTGGCGGTCTTTTGATATTGGCTGGAATCGCCGTAATTTACTGGAAAAGCTAG